Proteins from one Mycolicibacter virginiensis genomic window:
- a CDS encoding VOC family protein, with translation MIFGKVHLGYVVVETAKFADWRRFGCDAVGMHVDETLPDVMRFRLDNHDCRFLLQRGPAEDVTALGWELDDHGSFEEILSRVTGHGVPITEGTAEQAALRGVERLVRFPGPNGLTQEIFVRASTSPSPLNMRVGGGFVTGGAGIGHVAITTTKPHRVRGYFNTVFDARLSDLIDETISGLKFKIRFLRVNQRHHSVAIAAVNRLPINPIRTRIQHLNIQVADLDDMTASYQRVKELGFDMALGVGQHTNDRELSYYARTPSGFEWEVGWNPIVVDENTWEPTTHQGISIWGHTPEGQTIIGKLAQFKAAAASLRHREDTVVALSGAGIPDSQ, from the coding sequence ATGATCTTCGGCAAAGTTCACCTCGGCTATGTGGTCGTCGAGACCGCCAAGTTCGCCGACTGGCGGCGCTTCGGCTGCGACGCCGTCGGCATGCACGTGGACGAAACCCTGCCCGACGTCATGCGCTTCCGCCTCGACAACCACGACTGCCGGTTCCTGCTGCAGCGCGGCCCCGCCGAGGACGTCACCGCCCTGGGGTGGGAACTCGACGACCATGGCAGCTTCGAGGAGATCCTCTCTCGGGTCACCGGGCATGGCGTCCCGATCACCGAGGGGACCGCGGAGCAGGCCGCGCTGCGCGGCGTCGAACGACTGGTGCGGTTTCCCGGCCCCAACGGGTTGACCCAGGAGATCTTCGTCCGGGCCTCGACCAGCCCCTCGCCGCTGAACATGCGGGTAGGCGGCGGATTCGTCACCGGAGGCGCCGGGATTGGGCACGTCGCGATCACGACGACAAAGCCGCATCGGGTACGCGGCTACTTCAACACCGTCTTCGACGCCCGCCTCAGCGATCTCATCGACGAAACGATCAGCGGCCTGAAGTTCAAGATCCGATTCCTGCGGGTCAACCAGCGGCATCACTCGGTGGCGATCGCCGCGGTGAATCGGCTGCCGATCAACCCGATCCGCACACGTATCCAGCACCTCAACATTCAGGTCGCCGACCTCGACGACATGACCGCCTCCTACCAACGCGTCAAGGAACTTGGCTTCGACATGGCGCTGGGGGTCGGACAGCACACGAATGACCGCGAACTGTCCTACTACGCGAGGACCCCGTCGGGTTTCGAGTGGGAAGTGGGCTGGAACCCCATCGTCGTCGACGAGAACACCTGGGAGCCGACGACCCATCAGGGCATCAGCATCTGGGGGCACACTCCAGAGGGGCAGACCATCATCGGCAAGCTCGCACAGTTCAAGGCCGCGGCAGCGTCGCTACGGCACCGCGAAGACACGGTCGTGGCCCTGTCCGGGGCCGGCATCCCCGACAGTCAATGA
- a CDS encoding amidohydrolase family protein, whose protein sequence is MLRIDTHHHLIPPDYRTALRKAGIDEAGGRALPDWSPEASLQTMADLDIGTAILSVSTPGTTFLPAVADAAALARELNDYTAQLVLEHPGRFGFFATIPMPHLDASVAETVRALDELKADGVVLLANNAGVYLGQEGQDELFKALDERAAVVFIHPADLPGPVIPGVAPFAADFLLDTTRAAYLLVRNGIRRRFPRIRFLLSHAGGFVPYASHRMAVAITADTGRSPADVLDDFAGFYFDTALSSSAAALPSLLAFARPGHVTFGSDWPFAPSAAGRLFAAGLETYAGLDRAGRDAIDRTNAVGLFPRFGVGATQIRQPVIQRVRHSASRHVVRSLSRMISRT, encoded by the coding sequence ATGCTGCGCATCGACACCCACCACCACCTGATCCCACCCGACTACCGCACAGCCCTGCGGAAAGCCGGGATCGACGAAGCCGGGGGACGGGCGCTGCCGGACTGGAGCCCCGAAGCGTCGTTGCAGACCATGGCCGACCTCGACATCGGCACCGCGATCCTGTCGGTGTCCACCCCCGGCACCACTTTTCTGCCCGCTGTCGCTGACGCCGCCGCGCTGGCGCGCGAGCTCAACGACTACACCGCGCAACTGGTCTTGGAACATCCCGGCCGGTTCGGCTTCTTCGCCACCATCCCGATGCCGCACCTGGATGCGTCCGTCGCGGAAACCGTCCGCGCGCTCGACGAGCTCAAGGCCGATGGCGTGGTGCTGTTGGCCAACAATGCCGGCGTATACCTGGGCCAAGAAGGGCAGGACGAGCTATTCAAGGCGCTGGATGAGCGCGCGGCCGTGGTGTTCATTCACCCGGCCGACCTGCCCGGACCGGTGATACCCGGTGTCGCCCCGTTCGCGGCCGACTTCCTGTTGGACACCACGCGGGCCGCTTACCTGTTGGTGCGCAACGGTATTCGTCGCCGATTCCCGAGAATTCGTTTCCTGTTGAGCCATGCCGGGGGTTTCGTTCCGTATGCGAGTCATCGGATGGCGGTCGCCATCACGGCCGACACCGGCCGAAGTCCGGCCGACGTCCTCGACGATTTCGCTGGCTTCTACTTTGATACTGCGCTGTCATCCAGCGCCGCTGCGCTGCCGAGTCTGCTGGCCTTCGCTCGGCCCGGGCATGTCACCTTCGGATCGGACTGGCCGTTCGCGCCGAGCGCCGCCGGGCGATTGTTCGCTGCTGGTCTGGAGACGTATGCCGGTCTGGATCGAGCCGGCCGCGATGCGATCGACCGGACAAATGCTGTGGGGCTGTTTCCTCGGTTTGGCGTGGGTGCCACGCAGATCCGCCAACCGGTAATTCAGAGGGTGCGGCACTCGGCCAGTCGTCACGTTGTGCGGTCCCTGTCGCGCATGATCAGCCGAACCTGA
- a CDS encoding class I SAM-dependent methyltransferase produces the protein MSAPDTLDNPLFARIWTFMSSRETDWLRDRRRENLEGLSGRVLEIGAGTGSNFGFYPDTVTEVVAAEPESRLRDAAVSAAAAASVPITVVASTVEALDAGEPFDAIVCSLVLCSVDRPEDVLRQLFALLKPGGELRYFEHVASAGMRGGLQRLADATFWPRLFGNCHTHRDTEQMITAAGFVVDRARRGHQFPAWAPVPVSEFALGSASRPA, from the coding sequence ATGAGCGCACCGGACACCTTGGACAACCCGCTGTTCGCCCGGATCTGGACCTTCATGTCCAGCCGCGAGACCGACTGGTTGCGGGACCGCCGCCGAGAGAACCTCGAGGGTTTGTCCGGGCGGGTGCTCGAGATCGGAGCCGGCACCGGCAGCAACTTCGGCTTCTACCCGGACACCGTGACTGAGGTGGTGGCCGCCGAACCCGAGTCACGGCTGCGGGATGCCGCCGTATCTGCTGCTGCGGCGGCGTCGGTGCCGATCACCGTGGTGGCGAGCACAGTGGAGGCCTTGGACGCCGGGGAGCCCTTCGATGCGATCGTGTGCTCGCTGGTCTTGTGTTCGGTCGATCGTCCCGAGGACGTGCTGCGCCAGCTGTTCGCACTGCTGAAGCCCGGCGGCGAGCTGCGCTACTTCGAGCATGTCGCCAGCGCCGGGATGCGCGGCGGACTGCAACGGCTGGCCGACGCCACCTTCTGGCCCCGCCTGTTCGGCAACTGCCACACCCACCGCGACACCGAGCAGATGATCACCGCCGCCGGCTTCGTCGTCGACAGGGCGCGGCGTGGGCATCAATTCCCGGCGTGGGCGCCGGTGCCGGTGTCGGAGTTCGCGCTGGGCTCGGCCAGCCGCCCGGCCTGA
- a CDS encoding SIR2 family NAD-dependent protein deacylase, translating into MRVVVFSGAGISAESGIPTFRDDEKGLWSQYDPYEVSSIDGWNRQPELVWGWYVWRCQLARRYEPNLGHTAIADWEQHADVQVITQNVDNLHERGGSSSVHHLHGRMFTFRCSDCEQPHDTQLPELAEPVLEIMPPQCECGGLIRPDVVWFGEQLPDEPWNAAVEAVDAADALIVVGTSGVVYPAASLPERALELGKTVIQVNPEPTPLSERATVFLQTTASAALPGMAQRLPFLLG; encoded by the coding sequence GTGCGGGTGGTGGTGTTCAGTGGCGCAGGAATCTCAGCCGAGAGCGGGATACCTACCTTCCGCGATGACGAGAAGGGGCTCTGGTCGCAGTACGACCCCTACGAGGTCTCCAGCATCGATGGCTGGAATCGGCAGCCGGAACTGGTGTGGGGCTGGTATGTGTGGCGCTGCCAGCTGGCCCGCCGCTATGAGCCGAACCTGGGCCACACTGCGATCGCGGACTGGGAGCAGCACGCTGATGTCCAGGTCATCACCCAGAACGTTGACAATCTGCACGAGCGTGGCGGCAGTTCCTCGGTTCACCATCTGCACGGCCGGATGTTCACCTTCCGCTGCTCGGACTGCGAGCAACCGCACGACACGCAGCTGCCGGAGCTGGCAGAGCCCGTACTCGAAATCATGCCCCCGCAGTGCGAGTGCGGCGGCTTGATCCGCCCGGACGTGGTGTGGTTCGGCGAACAGCTTCCCGACGAGCCGTGGAACGCAGCGGTCGAGGCTGTCGACGCCGCCGATGCGCTGATCGTGGTCGGCACGTCCGGGGTGGTCTATCCGGCGGCCAGCCTGCCCGAACGAGCGCTGGAGCTGGGCAAGACCGTCATCCAGGTGAACCCGGAGCCGACGCCGCTGTCGGAGCGGGCCACGGTCTTTCTGCAAACCACCGCCTCGGCGGCACTGCCGGGAATGGCACAGCGGTTGCCTTTCCTGCTGGGCTGA
- a CDS encoding GntR family transcriptional regulator, with translation MDFADLLKADVHADVPLFEQIRVALIEAVRAGSLPAGTRLPTVRELAKQLGLAVNTVARAYRELEAGGVVETRGRFGTFVASSDPAEAAMTQAASAFAATARAVGLSKTDALRYLDAAFDSGGSGAS, from the coding sequence ATGGACTTCGCCGACCTGCTGAAAGCCGACGTGCATGCCGACGTGCCGCTGTTCGAGCAGATCAGGGTTGCGCTGATCGAGGCGGTCCGGGCCGGATCCCTGCCCGCGGGAACCCGGCTACCGACGGTGCGCGAACTGGCGAAGCAACTGGGCCTGGCGGTCAACACCGTCGCACGCGCCTACCGCGAGCTGGAGGCCGGCGGCGTCGTCGAGACGCGGGGCCGATTCGGCACCTTCGTGGCCAGCAGCGACCCGGCCGAGGCGGCCATGACCCAGGCGGCAAGCGCTTTCGCGGCTACGGCCCGCGCGGTCGGTTTGAGCAAGACCGATGCGCTGCGCTACCTCGACGCGGCCTTCGACAGCGGCGGAAGCGGTGCTTCTTAG
- a CDS encoding class I SAM-dependent methyltransferase, with the protein MSQAQKVTLTGVSETALLTLNARATEARRSDGIIDDPMAIRLAESIDFDFAKFGPTRQDIALRALAFDDQTRQFLHQHPSGTVVALAEGLQTSFWRVSASIPDAAFRWLTVDLPPIVDIRTRLLPASPQVSVCAQSALDYSWMDQVDPDKGVFISAEGLLMYLQPEQSLALIAECARRFPGGRLLFDVPPPLMAMLIRRGVWTSLRYKAPPMPFNLSVSEAADLVNTMPGIRAVRDLPLPAGRGWLFNTLLSSAYRLRVLDPVRPSLTLLEFG; encoded by the coding sequence GTGAGCCAGGCACAGAAAGTCACCCTGACCGGGGTCTCCGAAACCGCGTTGCTGACCTTGAACGCTCGGGCGACAGAAGCCCGCCGCTCTGACGGGATCATCGATGACCCGATGGCGATCCGCCTGGCCGAGTCGATCGACTTCGATTTCGCGAAATTCGGGCCGACACGTCAAGACATCGCGCTGCGCGCCTTGGCCTTCGACGACCAGACCCGGCAGTTCCTGCACCAGCACCCGTCGGGCACGGTGGTGGCCCTGGCCGAGGGTTTGCAGACCAGCTTCTGGCGGGTGAGCGCAAGCATTCCCGACGCCGCGTTCCGCTGGCTCACCGTCGATCTCCCACCGATCGTCGACATCCGCACCCGGCTGCTGCCGGCGTCGCCGCAGGTTTCGGTGTGCGCCCAATCCGCGCTGGACTACAGCTGGATGGACCAGGTCGATCCGGACAAGGGCGTGTTCATCAGCGCCGAGGGCCTGCTGATGTACCTGCAGCCTGAGCAGTCGCTCGCCCTGATCGCCGAGTGTGCCCGCCGCTTCCCGGGCGGGCGGCTGCTCTTCGATGTGCCGCCGCCGTTGATGGCGATGCTGATTCGCCGCGGGGTGTGGACCTCGCTGCGGTACAAGGCGCCGCCGATGCCGTTCAACCTGTCGGTGAGCGAGGCTGCTGATCTGGTGAACACCATGCCCGGCATCCGGGCCGTTCGCGATCTGCCGTTGCCGGCCGGGCGCGGGTGGCTGTTCAACACCCTGCTCTCGAGCGCCTATCGGCTGCGCGTCCTGGATCCGGTCCGTCCGTCCCTGACCCTGCTCGAATTCGGCTAA
- a CDS encoding DUF1697 domain-containing protein, whose product MTRYALFLRGVNVGGVNLKMAEVAATLTAAGFSEVRTLLASGNVLLDSPATAAKVRTAAEAALRERFGYEAWVLVYDVETVRDIVAAYPFEPEVPDVHSYVTFVADDAALTELSGLAADAEEKITLGDRVIYWQIPKGDTLTSTVGKTMGNKRYKSTTTTRNLRTLNKMLR is encoded by the coding sequence ATGACTCGGTATGCCCTGTTTCTGCGCGGCGTGAATGTCGGCGGCGTCAACCTCAAGATGGCCGAGGTCGCCGCCACGCTGACCGCCGCCGGATTCTCCGAGGTCCGCACCCTCCTTGCCAGCGGCAACGTGCTGCTGGACTCGCCCGCCACTGCCGCGAAGGTGCGTACCGCCGCCGAGGCGGCGTTGCGGGAGCGCTTCGGCTACGAGGCCTGGGTGCTGGTCTACGACGTGGAGACGGTGCGCGACATCGTGGCTGCCTATCCCTTCGAACCCGAGGTCCCCGACGTGCACTCCTATGTCACGTTCGTCGCCGACGACGCGGCGCTGACCGAACTGTCCGGGCTCGCAGCCGATGCCGAGGAGAAGATCACCCTCGGGGACCGGGTGATCTACTGGCAGATCCCCAAGGGCGACACCCTGACCAGCACGGTGGGCAAGACGATGGGTAACAAGCGGTACAAGTCGACCACCACCACCCGCAACCTGCGCACTCTGAACAAAATGCTGCGCTAA
- a CDS encoding PPOX class F420-dependent oxidoreductase: MGRQVFDDKLLALISGNSLGVLATLKKDGRPQLSNVQYYFDPRSLVVQVSVTEPRAKTRNLRRDPRASLLVDSDDGWSYAVAEGDAQLTPPAAAPDDDTVEALIALYRNIAGEHPDWDEYRQAMVTDRRVVLTLPIHHLYGMPPGVR; the protein is encoded by the coding sequence ATGGGACGTCAGGTATTCGACGACAAGTTGCTTGCCTTGATCAGCGGGAACTCGCTCGGCGTCTTGGCCACGCTCAAGAAAGACGGGCGCCCGCAGCTTTCGAACGTGCAGTACTACTTCGACCCGCGGTCTCTGGTGGTGCAGGTGTCGGTCACCGAACCGCGAGCCAAGACCCGCAACCTGCGCCGGGATCCCAGGGCGTCGCTGCTGGTCGATTCCGACGACGGCTGGTCCTATGCCGTCGCCGAGGGCGATGCCCAACTCACGCCGCCGGCCGCCGCCCCCGATGACGACACCGTCGAGGCGTTGATTGCGTTGTACCGCAACATTGCTGGGGAGCATCCGGACTGGGACGAGTACCGCCAGGCCATGGTGACCGACCGTCGCGTGGTGTTGACGCTGCCGATCCACCACCTTTACGGCATGCCGCCGGGCGTGCGCTGA
- a CDS encoding DUF5302 domain-containing protein has translation MPESDSAADENKRKFREALERKKAKSAGGSDHKDGGAKQSRSHGPVESRREFRRKSG, from the coding sequence ATGCCCGAATCAGATTCCGCCGCAGACGAGAACAAGCGCAAGTTCCGGGAGGCGCTGGAGCGTAAGAAGGCGAAGTCGGCGGGCGGCTCCGACCACAAGGACGGCGGCGCCAAGCAGTCGCGGTCGCACGGGCCGGTCGAGAGCCGTCGGGAATTCCGCCGCAAGAGCGGCTAG
- a CDS encoding DUF732 domain-containing protein, translating into MRRVAAALIAAMATAVCLAATAAAIPEQGTPEFDTYMQGLERNGFNLNPDTAWRLAHQACEGGLPGYIGLELAAQGVVGPGANQRVMDVARKYACPVQ; encoded by the coding sequence ATGAGACGTGTAGCGGCAGCGCTGATCGCAGCGATGGCTACGGCTGTATGCCTGGCGGCCACGGCCGCTGCGATACCGGAGCAGGGCACCCCGGAATTCGACACCTACATGCAGGGTCTGGAGCGCAACGGGTTCAACCTGAACCCCGACACCGCTTGGCGTCTCGCCCACCAGGCATGCGAAGGCGGACTTCCGGGCTACATCGGGTTGGAACTCGCTGCGCAAGGGGTCGTTGGGCCTGGCGCGAACCAGCGGGTGATGGACGTAGCCCGCAAGTATGCCTGCCCGGTGCAGTAA
- a CDS encoding HhH-GPD-type base excision DNA repair protein, which produces MTPKLCLVQDPEADALLSGDPFALLVGMLLDQQIPMEVAFAGPKKIADRMGGLDPHDIAARDPDEFAALFAETPAVHRFPGSMAGRVQALAKAIVDQYGGDTTALWMVGDPDGAEVLKRLKALPGYGEQKARIFLALLGKQYGVTPSGWREAAGAYGEPGTHLSIADVVDASSLQQVRSTKKAQKLAAKQARESKGKATT; this is translated from the coding sequence GTGACTCCGAAACTCTGCCTCGTTCAAGACCCCGAGGCCGACGCGCTGCTTTCGGGAGACCCGTTCGCGCTGCTGGTCGGAATGCTGCTCGATCAGCAGATCCCGATGGAGGTCGCGTTCGCCGGCCCGAAGAAGATCGCCGACCGGATGGGTGGGCTGGACCCGCACGACATCGCCGCGCGCGACCCTGACGAGTTCGCCGCGTTGTTCGCCGAAACGCCTGCGGTACACCGGTTTCCGGGTTCGATGGCGGGTCGGGTCCAGGCCCTGGCCAAAGCGATCGTCGATCAGTACGGCGGCGACACGACCGCACTGTGGATGGTCGGTGATCCCGATGGCGCCGAGGTGTTGAAGCGACTCAAGGCACTGCCCGGCTACGGCGAGCAGAAGGCCCGGATCTTTCTGGCCTTGCTCGGCAAGCAGTACGGCGTGACCCCGTCGGGATGGCGGGAGGCTGCCGGGGCATACGGTGAGCCCGGAACACATCTGTCGATCGCTGACGTCGTGGATGCGTCGTCGCTGCAGCAGGTGCGGTCCACCAAGAAGGCCCAGAAATTGGCTGCGAAGCAGGCCCGAGAGAGTAAGGGAAAGGCGACGACGTGA
- a CDS encoding DUF4349 domain-containing protein gives MQLPADHRLDGGALTPMTVPRTSTPWTLLVGLAAMLLLAISGCAGERPSPERSPSADAVSAPAPMSPPPHQLQRDVVTTGSLNIAVGDVGGSVDRLIDLATELGGRVDDRTESTAPGQSHTAELTLRIPSAKVDEFLDDAKQLGDVSSIALRHDDVTGQRVDLDARVAALQASVDRLTTLMKSASTTADLLQAEKELTSRQADLDSLRAQRTQLGDQISYATLTVSLASEFESTSPGFVASVRHGWHALLSFTHGLISVAGFLLPWLPVIVVIAGVVVVLRRRTRRRRQ, from the coding sequence GTGCAACTTCCTGCCGACCATCGGCTCGACGGTGGTGCCCTGACGCCCATGACCGTCCCCCGCACGTCGACACCTTGGACGTTGTTGGTCGGCTTGGCTGCGATGTTGCTCCTGGCGATCAGCGGTTGCGCCGGGGAACGACCGTCGCCGGAACGGTCGCCGTCCGCGGACGCTGTTTCCGCACCGGCGCCGATGAGCCCGCCGCCTCACCAGCTGCAACGGGATGTCGTGACCACCGGCAGCCTCAATATCGCGGTGGGCGACGTCGGCGGATCGGTGGACCGACTCATCGATCTGGCCACCGAGCTCGGCGGCCGCGTCGATGACCGCACCGAAAGCACAGCACCGGGTCAGTCCCACACCGCCGAGCTGACCCTGCGCATTCCGTCCGCGAAGGTCGATGAATTCCTCGACGACGCAAAGCAACTGGGGGATGTCTCGTCGATCGCGTTGCGGCACGACGACGTCACCGGACAGCGTGTCGACCTCGATGCGCGGGTTGCTGCGTTGCAGGCGTCGGTGGACCGATTGACGACGCTGATGAAGTCCGCCTCCACCACGGCCGATCTGCTGCAGGCCGAGAAGGAGCTGACCTCACGGCAGGCCGACCTCGACAGCCTGAGGGCGCAGCGTACCCAGCTCGGTGACCAGATCAGCTACGCGACGCTCACCGTTTCGCTGGCCTCCGAGTTCGAGTCGACCTCGCCCGGATTCGTCGCGTCGGTTCGCCACGGCTGGCATGCCCTGCTGTCGTTCACCCACGGCCTGATCTCGGTCGCGGGCTTCCTACTGCCCTGGCTGCCGGTGATCGTGGTGATCGCGGGCGTCGTAGTGGTCCTGCGCCGCAGGACCCGACGACGGCGTCAGTAG
- a CDS encoding Rv1157c family protein — protein sequence MSRLRTLFATTHFTTQRATAAKAAIAAGSSAVLVFGSLGLASVATADPAMPALPLPTAGFPGLPAIEQLSPVIQQAAADPAGATSLLMAAAAAFTGNSNTPAGSRQVADSVAQFVQSPPEALPSNHVPTAGSAPGLVAHLPSGVDPAKSVGPMPQAAPNAPEALPAPAEALPDAAPAAPEAAFIAPAPDAATAATPGFGPDAPPTQDFMYPSIGQNCQADGGNVIATALSVAGPATIPTPGPKPGQTAYVFTAMGTPGPAETQKLPLNVTWVNLTTGKSGSATLQPRTDINPEGPTTLTAIVDTGSGSIMSTIFGQVSTKDHQCNFLPTIGSTVVP from the coding sequence ATGTCGCGCCTCCGGACGCTGTTCGCCACGACGCATTTCACGACGCAGCGCGCCACCGCCGCCAAGGCGGCCATCGCCGCCGGCTCGTCAGCCGTGCTGGTCTTCGGCAGCCTGGGGCTGGCCAGTGTGGCTACAGCCGACCCGGCCATGCCGGCACTGCCGCTGCCCACCGCCGGATTTCCTGGGCTTCCCGCCATCGAGCAGTTGAGCCCGGTAATCCAGCAGGCCGCCGCTGACCCCGCCGGGGCGACCTCGCTGCTGATGGCCGCGGCCGCCGCATTCACCGGCAACTCCAACACGCCCGCCGGCTCGCGGCAGGTGGCCGACTCGGTGGCGCAGTTCGTGCAGTCGCCGCCCGAGGCACTGCCGAGCAATCACGTGCCAACGGCCGGCTCGGCACCTGGGCTGGTGGCCCACCTGCCCAGCGGCGTCGACCCGGCCAAGTCGGTGGGACCGATGCCGCAGGCCGCACCCAACGCGCCCGAAGCCCTGCCCGCACCCGCCGAGGCCCTCCCCGATGCGGCCCCGGCAGCCCCCGAAGCCGCCTTCATCGCCCCGGCACCCGACGCGGCGACGGCGGCCACTCCCGGATTCGGCCCCGACGCCCCGCCGACCCAGGACTTCATGTACCCCTCCATCGGCCAGAACTGCCAGGCCGACGGCGGCAACGTCATCGCCACTGCGCTGTCGGTGGCCGGCCCGGCCACGATTCCGACCCCCGGCCCCAAGCCCGGCCAGACCGCCTACGTGTTCACCGCCATGGGAACCCCCGGCCCGGCCGAGACGCAGAAGCTGCCGCTGAACGTCACGTGGGTGAACCTGACCACTGGTAAGTCCGGTAGCGCCACCCTGCAGCCGCGCACCGACATCAACCCCGAGGGGCCGACGACGCTGACGGCGATCGTCGACACCGGTTCGGGCAGCATCATGTCGACGATCTTCGGTCAGGTCAGCACCAAGGACCACCAGTGCAACTTCCTGCCGACCATCGGCTCGACGGTGGTGCCCTGA
- a CDS encoding mannosyltransferase translates to MEPLRTRTATVIWRPFARVVPVDTTLNTWATPPARSLTTRLTAWAPLLLAVSVAARLAWTYLTPHGANFVDLHVYISGAAALAQPGALYDYVYADQTPDFPLPFTYPPFAAVVFYPLHFLPFGLVALLWQIGTMAALYGVVRLCQRLLGEAASLNRSADAAVPASPLLRRASLNRRVAMLWTAAGIWTEPLRSTFDYGQINVILVLAVLYAVYSRRWWVSGLLVGLAAGVKLTPAIAGVYLAGARRWAAAVFSAVVFAGTIAVSVWATGDQARRYFTELLGDAHRVGPIGTSFNQSWRGGISRILGHDAGYSPPVLIAIVVTAVLAVLAWRALNSTPAGPDVLGSLLVVELFGLLASPISWTHHWVWLLPLMIWLFYGPYSDRPGARILGWVWLALTLVGVPWLLSFFQPTIWQDGRPWYLAWAGLVYIVGALVTLGWMATRRVTPREAG, encoded by the coding sequence ATGGAACCGTTACGGACCCGAACCGCGACGGTGATCTGGCGGCCGTTCGCTAGAGTCGTGCCGGTAGACACCACCTTGAACACCTGGGCCACCCCGCCTGCGCGTTCGCTGACGACTCGCCTGACTGCGTGGGCCCCACTGCTGCTGGCGGTCAGCGTCGCGGCGCGGCTCGCCTGGACCTACCTCACTCCGCACGGCGCCAACTTCGTCGACCTGCACGTCTATATCAGTGGCGCGGCCGCGCTGGCTCAGCCCGGCGCGCTGTATGACTACGTCTACGCCGACCAGACCCCGGATTTCCCGCTGCCGTTCACCTACCCGCCGTTCGCCGCGGTGGTGTTCTACCCGCTGCATTTCCTGCCTTTCGGGCTGGTCGCGCTCCTGTGGCAGATCGGCACGATGGCCGCTCTGTACGGCGTGGTGCGGCTGTGTCAGCGACTCCTCGGCGAAGCGGCCTCGCTGAACCGCTCAGCTGATGCGGCGGTCCCAGCTTCGCCTCTCCTTCGTCGAGCCTCGCTGAACCGCCGGGTCGCGATGTTGTGGACCGCCGCGGGGATCTGGACCGAACCGTTGCGCAGCACCTTCGACTACGGCCAGATCAACGTGATCCTGGTGCTGGCGGTGCTTTATGCCGTCTACAGCCGCCGCTGGTGGGTGTCGGGGCTGTTGGTCGGGCTGGCCGCCGGGGTAAAGCTGACTCCGGCGATCGCCGGGGTCTATCTGGCCGGGGCCCGGCGCTGGGCCGCCGCGGTGTTCTCGGCCGTCGTCTTCGCCGGCACCATCGCGGTGTCAGTGTGGGCCACCGGCGATCAGGCCCGCCGCTACTTCACCGAGTTACTCGGTGATGCTCATCGAGTAGGACCGATCGGAACGTCGTTCAACCAGTCCTGGCGGGGCGGGATCTCGCGCATCCTCGGACACGACGCCGGTTACAGCCCGCCGGTGCTGATCGCGATCGTCGTCACCGCGGTGCTGGCCGTGCTCGCCTGGCGGGCGCTGAACAGTACTCCCGCCGGACCCGATGTCCTGGGGTCGTTGCTGGTGGTCGAGCTGTTCGGGCTGCTGGCGTCACCGATCTCCTGGACCCATCACTGGGTGTGGCTGCTGCCGCTGATGATCTGGCTGTTCTACGGGCCGTACTCGGATCGCCCAGGCGCCCGCATCCTGGGCTGGGTCTGGCTCGCGCTCACCCTCGTCGGGGTGCCGTGGCTGCTGAGCTTCTTCCAGCCGACGATCTGGCAGGACGGCCGGCCCTGGTACCTGGCCTGGGCGGGCTTGGTCTACATCGTCGGAGCGCTGGTCACCTTGGGCTGGATGGCAACCAGGCGGGTCACGCCGCGAGAAGCCGGTTGA
- a CDS encoding 4a-hydroxytetrahydrobiopterin dehydratase produces MALLTDDQVNTALPELDGWELADGTLRRSVKFGSFLAGIDAVRRVAERAEAADHHPDIDIRWRTVTFVLVTHSEGGITDKDVAMAGEINRLLAA; encoded by the coding sequence ATGGCTTTGTTGACTGACGATCAGGTGAATACGGCGCTGCCCGAGCTCGACGGCTGGGAGCTCGCCGACGGAACGCTGCGGCGCTCGGTCAAGTTCGGCTCGTTTCTGGCCGGGATCGACGCGGTGCGTCGGGTCGCCGAACGTGCCGAAGCGGCCGATCACCACCCCGACATCGATATCCGCTGGCGAACTGTGACGTTCGTTCTGGTGACGCACTCCGAAGGCGGGATCACCGACAAGGATGTGGCGATGGCGGGCGAGATCAACCGGCTTCTCGCGGCGTGA